From the genome of Anopheles funestus chromosome 2RL, idAnoFuneDA-416_04, whole genome shotgun sequence:
ATCTCTAGCCCCGCGTGCCAAACTGGTATTCAGGTTCATGGTTTGGCAAAAAAGCGACGTTGAGCGACGATCGAGTCGTCCCGTTTTGCGTCGATTGGAACCAATTAGTTTTAATTGAACGTCAATTGAGGTGCCTCGGGTTTGGACGCGACGTACCCAAAGAACGTTTGAAACAGTCCGAACCGACCAGCGATCAGTATCTGCTTGACAAATTCGCATGGCACCAAGCAGGGTTTTAACTGTTTGTGCCTTGGTCGTTCTTATTCCGGATTGAGACAGATTTATGTGAGCAAAGGCGACATATCGTGATTGCTTTTAGCAGTACGTACGTCGACAGTAGTTTTGATCAGTGGCAAAACTGCGTACCACACTAAATGGCTAAAGGATACGGCTCCTTGCAAACGGACCACGTGACACGCGACAACATCTTACGCGACTACGCCATGcaagagaaataaatattatgcACGATTGCTAATGGAGAGAACTGGTCCTCGGTTACACTGTTACAAATGCATCGAACTGTAACCGTACAAACGATCGTACCACCTTACGTCATGCATAAATCGATTGCAACTAGATTATTTCGTACGGAACGGGGATAAAGCTGATTTATTTGCCTGGCAGCTGTATTGCTTCCCAAGGTACAATGGATTTGTGGTAGCAGATTGGTATGGATTAATTTACATGGCAAGTAATAAACATTGAATCGCACACAAATACGTAGATTAGCATTGGTTTGGATGATAAGAATATGGTGAAGGTACCATGATAAGGGTTAAAAAAGGAGTTTCAACAACAATTCTTACTAAAGAAAAAGTAACTTAAACTAGTACTCAATTCTTCAATGTTAGTCCAACTTTGCTTAAGGCAAGTTTTACTATAATTTTCTTCTACCAAACTTTCTTCAAGACAAATCTTTCTACATCAAAATTTTTCATGTATATTAGTGTGTGTCAGGGctcacacggcaggactggggatcaaatcccatccggaccacatccccgtagcatggactgactattctgTTACGTGATAACAACGtgaataagtcttgatacggccatgccgtttttaagaaataaaaaaaaatattagtgtgtgtttgtaaatatgttttaaataactccactttcattttcattcgtttcccATCGTTGAAGGATCCTCTTGTACGTCCACCGTCCGTTTTGCGCTTGGTCTAACCAATTCATTCATCATTTCCGCACCAATTGATCCTGCAGGGCACGGTCTGCATGAGCAGTCTAAACCATATTACATTAAGCACAATTGATGCTGTTCGCTAGGCTTCGGCATATAGAAACCAATCAAACCTTGACCTACATCTTAAGGATGGACTACGCTAGGCCAGATTTTGGCGGCTGCCAGAGACCAACTTTTCTAGCGGCTACCAATTTCAATCACGGCCAACAGCGATAGGAAGCCAACAAGAACCGCCGTTTCGGACATGCACGAGGCACGAGCCCGTTTGCTCGGGACGCTACCGACGAGGTCGAGTGAAGGTCGCCCTAGAACTCAGTGGCGTCGGTTGCATTCGTTGGGAAAGGCCATGGAAGGACGAAGTTTACCGGACGGATGGAGGTTCCTTCCCGTGGGGGGAGGGGGCAAGAAACAGAACCGCTTTTACGTTGCTCACCAGCAACGGGCAGGTGAGCAAACAATCATCTCACTTGTCTCACCACTCACATAATCTTCTCGCGGGAAGTGTGAGGCATTGACAAAACGCATACACAAAATCCGCCCGTGTATGTTTTAACCTCACAAATCCGCCGTCTGatgagtaaaataaaactccaTTTGCGTTGGTCAAAGGCACGTAAATTGGCTTTACACCCGGCTTTTAGAACCGACCACATGGTGCATCATATCGCCACTACAATTGGGTGCTAATTGATGCCAATGGAGCACACCGGGCTAAGTGTTCACGTCGGCGATCATTTTCGCTGTTTCGTTTGTGGTCGAGACATGACGTCAAATGTGTGCTTCGCTTGTTCAAGCTGGTTCGCAATACACCGAAATACACATCCGAAACGTTGGTGGCTGATTTGATTTCACATTTGCTGAACATTTTCCACGCCTACTACGGTCGATTGCATCATCTACAATTAGCTTCGTTGAACGCCGTGCGGATTTCGTctgtttcaccatttttcaCCGATTTTCACAGTGCAGTGAGCAGCAGAAGTGATTCAGTCAGAACGCACTCTGTACCCACACTGATGCCAATCCGCTCGTTCGAATCTTTCGCATAACAGCTTTCCTACACACGTTTTGTCGCTAACATTCCCGTGGGGTGTAAATGGGTTTCACTTACCGTTtccaaattgatttgtttgaaaagcaTGCTGAAACATGTCTTGCAGTCGATCACTTTCGATGTCTTCACTCTCATGTCACTCGGCACAGACTGAATGAGCTCGCAGCGTGGAAAAACGCCGATTATATACGCGAGATGCGAAATGCTCCCTCTGTCCTTTGCACGACAAGCTCTCTGTCGGCGCTCCGAAATGCTCTGTCGTGTGCGATTGCTCCTCACATCTCACGGTTCGCACACTTGCTCACACCGATGAGCAGGGTGAGCAATGCGCAGAATCCATTCGCAAACGGCGTGAGACAGAGGCGTGAGTTTTTGGGGGGCTCTTGTTGCCGTGTATGATGCACTACACACCACTCCAACAGCGTCCAACATGGTGTTTCTATTCCGGCATTCCATCCCCGCACGCAATTCATTCAGTAATCCGAACTGTGTTTGCCTTTGTGCATGTTTTGTCGAAAGGGAACGCGTAGAAATATTATTGTGACCGCTTCGCACCGTTCACTCACACACTCTAGACGTGCGTTCGAAAGACTCGCTGATCGCGTCTCTCCTGTTCAGCTTCCTTTGATCGGACCTCTGTCCCTTCAGCTGTCAAGTGTATTTGCTCCAGCAGACTGCAAGGAATCGCAACAAACACTTCAAAacgattcttcttcttctgtttacACATCGTTTGAAGTGTTTAAATCGCTCTAATTATCAAACTGCATTTCGTACACCATTCTGCAGTTTTCCTCAATGCTGTAATGGTGCAGTAATATTCGACTAGTAAAGCAGTTTAATGTGAAATTGGCAGCTCCTTAACAatgttgcaaaagaaaaaaaagccaccaaCTAAAATCAGTTAATttctttcattaaaattttaaatatttacacacCAGTTTGGTTCTGTTTTCCGAGGGGTTTGAATTTGTATAAAGCCCaatgtgtatgtatttttctattattgtTCTCCTTTCGTTTATCGcaaactgtgtttttttttcttcttcgtacaaaaataacttttttttatccggTTTAGTGGTTTGTATGATTTCTGTTTTATCTTAACGATTCCAGCAGATATTTTGTGTCCGTGGTATGCTTCTTTgcccaaaaatattttctctatCTCGAGCGGTTTATGGCCTTCTGATACATTGTCTATTTACTTTGTTCGTTTTTcgtattattttattcgttttcctAGACTGGCTAGCCAATAGTTTTACGCGGCAAAAGCTACCAAAGACCGTCGTCCACTGTTGTGTATAACGCTATCAATATTTCGAAGGGTTCGTAATACAAATAAGAATCgtacacacaccacacacactcacacagcgTCCCTGTATGGCATGTAGGAAGGATTAAATCTTGCACGTTCTTAAAgagaaaacattaaactagCTTGGAACTTAAACTTAACTTTAATTCGATACATACAGTTGGGGAACAAAACGGGGTGTACTAAACAGCGAACTTTTAGTGCATGGTTTAGTCTAATAACACAACACGATGGTGTTGGGGGGTGAGGGGAGGAATTGAAGTTTCTCATAGAATTTGTTTCGTCCCtcacattttccatcaatATCATCAGTTCAGTGTGTGTTCCAGGTTTTTTAGCGTTGCTTTTGTATTCATAAGATATAGAGATGTATCGCCAAATTATCGCCATGATTTCGATTTATTGCGCTGTCTCGAAGTCTCTTACTGTTGTGCCTTGTGTTTCGCATCGGCAAAACCAGCATATTTTCGCTATGGTATATGAATAATTTTGACCAAATTTCAGTCTTTTTCAATGCTATTTTTCTGAGCACATGTCAACACCCACATCTATTGTGAACATATGCAGTGTTTCGTTACTTTGATGCGCCTTTTTTAATTACTAAACCACATATCATATtacaaataaacgaaaaaaaaaaccaacagaaaCTGATGCACACTGAAcaacacaatttaaaaacaaaagtaataaTGCCTCTTTGTTTGTCTCTCTGTTCCCACAATATTACGATAAatgttttaagcgtttttttttgttgttgtctggTTTTACCACATGAATAAAATCACGTTATGTTTGAATACTTTTTCGTGTACAATGTTGTGTGGTCTAAATGTTTGCACGGATCGGCGGCAGTCGAATGGTTTGATCATGTTTTCTGTTGATTGATCATTGTTTGATCCGTTTATAATCAGACCTGTTGCACACACAGTGTACGGTGCCGTCTTTTGGGACATGCAAATAATAAAGCAACGTTAGTAGGGGGTACTAATTCCGTTTCTTCTCTGGTAATGCAAAACCTTCAAAGGTTCTTCCGATAGGGTTATATTAGTTCCGTTTAGAATTTGTTTGATACTATTACAAAAATATCACCATTCCTTATCATCTGAATTGGATTTCACGCAACTAATTATTGTTCTATTTGTTTACGAATCCAAGTGGAACTTAACTttgccttttctttttgtcctCCTTTCAGCACTGTTTCATTAACTATCAACTTCGTTCGGTTTTCGTTATTCGTTTGCTGCCATTTTGCGTTTTGCTTTGCTCTATATTTCATTTGGCTATCGAGATTTTGTGTTGAGAAACAATATTTCATGCGGCTTTGTATCACATTAACGTTTAGAGAAATATGCTCGAAACATCTTTTTCCTGCCAAGGGTGGGCGAGCGGTCCAGGGTAACAGTATGTTGAAATGTTTACCTTACATTCGAATCGGTTTCGGTTAAGCACTAATTTATTTACTGCATCTCTTTGCTAGGAGATTACccgtctttttttgtgtgtgtttgttttgtaattttcgtACGCATTAATTTTGTGCATCCGGTACAGAGGAGTAGTGACGTGAAACGAGGACTCTGCACAAAACGAAAATCTACCCTTTGGCTTGACTTTAAAAGCTTAAAACAGTCTTCTTGGTGTCTGTAAAACAGAACGTTACCGAACTATAACGAATCGCCGGTGTTGTGTTGTCATGTATTGCCTAATTCTATGTTTTTCCTCGTACATGGGTTTCCATTCAACAATTTTATTGATACTTTTGTGTTATGGTTCCCTTTTTCTATAAATACTAATAACGAATACTGCTGCCACACACATCTGTCCGCTCGACCCACCTGACCCTTGACTGTATCTGGCAGAGGTTTGGGTTTactcttgttttcttttatcactATCGCTATTAAGTCTGGATTATAAATTACTCTGgattaataaacaaatttggAGAGTTGCGGGGCTTGCTCTTTCAGGCGTTCCTGTGTTTAACGTGTGAAACATAACAATAAGGTTCCGTTTTCTCTTTGCTGCTACTACGTacaatttgattgttttcgttcaacaaaattattatcaaCCGTGTGCGGGAACGCATCTGGCAGTTGTGAAATGTTATTGGCGTGTTTCTCTCCTTCCAAATAAGATGCACTTTGAATTTTTCTTATACCACATGTTCAGCTTTAatttgtgtagtttttttttgtttcaattaaaaaaaaacacatgactTTTAGTTACTTCTCGTATGGTGTATAAGTAGTGTTTAATCTCATTTCTTTTAGGCAGCGTCCAACGATCTTCCGCATTTGCGATAACAAGTGAATTAGGTAAGGATTTTGCTTTGAACAAACACCAATCAATTATTGTAATCATCGCGGACGGGAAGTGTTTTGAGACAGTGTTTTAAACATATGTTCTAAGAAGCACTTTTATCGTCTACTGTTGCCCAAATTAGTGAATTTCTTTTTACCACAGGTCGTTCATTTATCAAATTTGAGATAGTCAGTTACAAAGTTCTACATTCATCATCATACTATTACTGGCATATagaaatgctttgttttaacacAGGTTTGTAGTAACTTCCAATGAAACACATATGCTTTGCATAAGAATATTATATAATAAATGGACAGtagatgaaaaatgtgttaacaGAATCTAGTTTACCATAAAAAGGTGGATATGTTAAATATTCCAAACAAATAAcaatgacaacaaaaaaacgacaacaaaatAAGATGGATCGTCTAGATCCTCACGCAAAATGTAACCAGGGTTTGATCATTTTTGTTAATCACAGCGTACTATTAATTATTGTATAGTTTGattgaaatggttttaaaatttttagtttctttttttcctatgAATGCTTATTTACTTGTATTGGGAAATTGCATCTAATAGTGTGTTGTTTTCTCCCCACAGCATCATTGAAAACTGTTTTATCAGAGGATTACATTATATCGCTTACAACTATTGTTCCCATTAAATAGAGGAACTTACAGATAATTCGACAATTACAGAACTACATCGAAACGCAAAATAGTGTAGCATATGTGCATTAAGCATCTGGGTGATGTGCACGTATGAGGATTATTAAAAAGTGATGCTTAGAGatgttatattttatcaactaACAGCAAACTCTTTACGCTTCCACTGTAAAGATCCAATTCCACGTAGAATCGATCAATTATTACTATACTATTCTATTCTATAAGCACTATTACACACAACACGATACATGTTTAATGATAGATAGTGTATGTAGGAATAGAGAACGCTTTGAAGAAAATGTCCTTTGTTTAATGTCAGATTAAACGAATTTGTAACAGTTGCATAAAGAAATTCGTGGGTACGACACAGCTGCGGAACTTTAATTTAGTGTGGTTGGGATCATCATCAATAGGAAGCTATCAACACCAAATTGCAAAACATGCAGATATGTTTTAAACGTTCGGTTTCGGTACTACAGTAGAAGAAAAGTCTTCAAAACGATACCACAAACATCAGAGTAAGTTCCAGATAAACTGTGCAAAATCAAAatgagataaagaaaaaaacttattcgtatgtaaattttgaaaaaatgtacccTTTGTGCTATTCTACTATGTATAATAAGTTACGCAATTTCAGTGGGTTCAAAAGAGCTTTGCTGCTAATGTATGAAAAATATACAGTTAAACAATTTGAAACCGCATTAAGTATTATCTGCAGTTCAATGTAAtataatgcaataaaaatgcactATGATGCAAGTCAAAACGATAGCATAAAGAGAACGTAATCAATACAAAATTACCATTGGTATTGAGATTAAGGTGTAGAGTGAACTGATTCGTGCCCGGTAAATACTTTGTTTTGTGTCAGTAGAGAGAAATTATAGTAGCATTAAAGATGATACTAAACTCATCAGAATACACCGAATTAAATATATATGTACGTTATTCTTCTAACGTAAAAGAAACTTATATTCTAAAAAAACGACCTGCCGACAATGCTTGAATTTCACCAACGTCATAAATCCGTAATGGCTTATCATAGTGACGTGGTAGAATGGAGCGAAAGAAACTTTATACTGTGACATAAATGTAATGGGAGTACTAACAACAAAACGTACCTTCCGATGTCGTCAGCAAACCGGACAAATAAGATTGCTTcttagaaaaagaaatttttggcGAACGCCTCGATGATCTTTGCATTGTGGGCGCTGTAACCGACCATTTCCAACAATCCACCGGCATCCTTGTTCGATTGAAAATCTAGCGATGGTGTATGGCGACTGAGCGACATCGCAACATACCTACATAGCGGACAAATTAGAGAACGAACATCAACGTTAAACTCAGTTTTTATAATACACTTGACAATGTGATTACGCACCGGCTCAGGTTTAGCTTCATCTTTTTGCGATACTCCTGCAGCTCAGCGGTCGGTGGAGATCGGTTAGGATTTACGCGAATCAACGAATCCGTGACGGTGATGAACACATCCACCTTAACTTTGTGCGTTTCGGCATGCTTGATTGGTGCAGCGAGCGATACTTTTGTGGTTGGCAACATCAATTCGACACACTGCTTCATTGCTTGCTCCAGCGTCATGGTCGGTTCGAAATTAATAGGGGCGAGCGTTTCCACGTCGTCTGTAAACGCCAAAACGGTCACGTTTTTCTCCCGCTTGAAGATGGAAAAGGCTAACAATACGCTAGCCTGGAAGCAGGTGATGACCTCGTTGTGAAAAATTTtctctacaacaaaaaaaagaaaggacaaAAGAATGTTAGTGATTGTGGTTATTGCTGTTGAACATTTGTGTACAATGCCAAATCCACTCACTTCGATCGTAAACACAACGTAGATCGAGTGCGATCAAATAACGAACACCTGTCTTCGGATGATGGTTTAGCGAGTGTTCGAGGGCCGAATTTAGACACTCCTGGACTTCCTTCACTGGTGGGCACATTTCCGTCAGGTACAGAGCGTGCATTGCCTCCTTAACACGGGTCGCATAACGTTTTCCATGCTGATAAAGCTGCGCAATCATCTGAACCTCGATCGGGTGTACATGCTCTGCTTCAAGCAGATCGAAGCGCTTCTTTAGCATTTCCGCGTACAGCTTAGCGTTTGCGTCACCCTCCTTTAACAGCCGAAAGTCCTGCAAGGGCAATGCCGCTTGCAGCAACTCTCGATAGCTAAGGAATGGATAAAACGCCTCCCATATTTTCGGGGAACGTCGCAGGTGTCGAGGAAGCAAATCAAATCTTCCTCTTCCACCGTGCACCTTCACCAGCTCCAAGGCTTTCGCTGGTGTCATGACGGATTTGAATTCTAACAGCGTCTGGTAGCGTTTGTATGACTTGGTGGGATTAGTAACGACAGCCTTCTCCTGGTTGGCGGATGGTGGGGCAGCCTTTCTTTTCGATTTCTTTTCCGGGGCTTTTTTCAACTGCAGCTGACTGGTACGCTTCATGGCCGCATCGATAAGCGATTGCTTTTCGGTACACTTCAGCTTCGGATGCACCTTCGCTATCACGTCCTTGTGCGTCCATCCGGCGGTACTAGTGCTTCGCACGAGCATTTCAGCCAGTTCTATCGGCGTAAACTTTTCGTACCAACGCGTAATAGCTGTGCGCAAACCATGGCCAAACCCAGCGTGACCGGATTGTGTTGCAAGCATAATGTAGTAAGAGACGAACGTTAGCATATCGTGCGATGTGCGAATCAACTCCGGAAGCATATCGTACACTACGTGTCGATCCTCTGGTGTGGACAATTTTCGCGCACAAAATGCAATTGCAAACAGACACTCA
Proteins encoded in this window:
- the LOC125774774 gene encoding RNA-binding protein Ro60-like produces the protein MDLELKKVQRYLFIGSDVPFVFASPQPLDVELGKKILEPLVNPTEPDAKEPEPPIPSVTTQTKNKNTTNDNPKVKAEGENVEKPINHTSETSKDGMDNNSTATSKVVEPVTTKPLHPVVALIKSTFKSKTLRRTDECLFAIAFCARKLSTPEDRHVVYDMLPELIRTSHDMLTFVSYYIMLATQSGHAGFGHGLRTAITRWYEKFTPIELAEMLVRSTSTAGWTHKDVIAKVHPKLKCTEKQSLIDAAMKRTSQLQLKKAPEKKSKRKAAPPSANQEKAVVTNPTKSYKRYQTLLEFKSVMTPAKALELVKVHGGRGRFDLLPRHLRRSPKIWEAFYPFLSYRELLQAALPLQDFRLLKEGDANAKLYAEMLKKRFDLLEAEHVHPIEVQMIAQLYQHGKRYATRVKEAMHALYLTEMCPPVKEVQECLNSALEHSLNHHPKTGVRYLIALDLRCVYDRKKIFHNEVITCFQASVLLAFSIFKREKNVTVLAFTDDVETLAPINFEPTMTLEQAMKQCVELMLPTTKVSLAAPIKHAETHKVKVDVFITVTDSLIRVNPNRSPPTAELQEYRKKMKLNLSRYVAMSLSRHTPSLDFQSNKDAGGLLEMVGYSAHNAKIIEAFAKNFFF